The following are encoded together in the Salvia hispanica cultivar TCC Black 2014 chromosome 6, UniMelb_Shisp_WGS_1.0, whole genome shotgun sequence genome:
- the LOC125193084 gene encoding transcription factor SRM1-like isoform X2 — protein MDSDRTSNNSFWTMGVDDNASKDARTSLDWTREEDKAFENALTTHYNDADMWDKIALAVPGKTVQDLKLHYEALSVMAFESGKMPLSIYPTRGDVLEEKNLQSEQAQRGAHWTEEEQRQFLCGLQIFSWVIGRTFRSIVCEQGQIAK, from the exons ATGGATTCAGATCGGACATCCAACAACAGCTTCTGGACAATGGGGGTGGATGATAATGCATCAAAGGATGCACGCACATCTTTGGATTGGACAAGGGAGGAGGACAAGGCATTCGAGAATGCTCTCACAACCCACTATAATGATGCTGATATGTGGGATAAGATCGCATTGGCAGTTCCTGGGAAAACAGTTCAAGATCTAAAACTTCACTATGAAGCCTTAAGTGTGATGGCTTTTGAGTCTGGCAAGATGCCTCTGTCCATTTATCCGACCAGAGGTGATGTTCTAGAAGAGAAGAATCTGCAGTCAGAGCAAGCGCAACGAGGGGCTCATTGGACAGAAGAGGAACAAAG GCAATTTCTATGCGGTTTGCAGATTTTCAGTTGGGTGATTGGAAGAACATTTCGAAGTATAGTGTGCGAACAAGGTCAAATAGCCAAGTAG
- the LOC125193084 gene encoding transcription factor SRM1-like isoform X1 yields the protein MAVSIAYRSAFSVLSQAFPVALEMDSDRTSNNSFWTMGVDDNASKDARTSLDWTREEDKAFENALTTHYNDADMWDKIALAVPGKTVQDLKLHYEALSVMAFESGKMPLSIYPTRGDVLEEKNLQSEQAQRGAHWTEEEQRQFLCGLQIFSWVIGRTFRSIVCEQGQIAK from the exons ATGGCTGTATCTATTGCATACAG GTCAGCATTCTCTGTTCTCAGTCAAGCTTTCCCAGTTGCCTTGGAAATGGATTCAGATCGGACATCCAACAACAGCTTCTGGACAATGGGGGTGGATGATAATGCATCAAAGGATGCACGCACATCTTTGGATTGGACAAGGGAGGAGGACAAGGCATTCGAGAATGCTCTCACAACCCACTATAATGATGCTGATATGTGGGATAAGATCGCATTGGCAGTTCCTGGGAAAACAGTTCAAGATCTAAAACTTCACTATGAAGCCTTAAGTGTGATGGCTTTTGAGTCTGGCAAGATGCCTCTGTCCATTTATCCGACCAGAGGTGATGTTCTAGAAGAGAAGAATCTGCAGTCAGAGCAAGCGCAACGAGGGGCTCATTGGACAGAAGAGGAACAAAG GCAATTTCTATGCGGTTTGCAGATTTTCAGTTGGGTGATTGGAAGAACATTTCGAAGTATAGTGTGCGAACAAGGTCAAATAGCCAAGTAG